The Sandaracinus amylolyticus genomic interval GTCGCCGGGCATCGCTTGGGGCAACGTCCCCGTGAGTGAGATTGGCGCCCTCGACCGAGTTTCTTTGCTCGAACGGTATCCAGAGGCGTGGCTCGTCCACCGTCCTCGCATGGACAAGCATGGGCACGAAGCTCGGCTCCGAGGCTCCCGGGCACGCGATCACGGTCGAGAGGAACATGAGATTCGTCGGGATCGACATCGGTTCGGAGAAGCACGTCGTCGCAATCGTGGACGAGACGGGCAAGCCGCTGCGCAAGCCAATACCGTTCTCCCAGGACGCATCGGGCTACGAGCGACTGCGCTCGATGCTCGGTGAGGCGGCAGACGCATTCGTCGCGATGGAGGCGACCGGGCACTACTGGCAGAACCTGTTCGCGTTCCTCCACGCGGCGGGCTTCCAGATCGCGCTGCTGAACCCGACGCGCACGTCGCGGTTCGCGGCCGAGGACCTGCGCCGCGCGAAGACGGACGCGCTGGATGCGCTCGGCATCGCGCGGTTCGCGCAGCAGAAGCGGCCTGCCGCGACGCCGATGCCCGATGCAGCGACGCTCGAGCTGCGCGAGCTGATGCGTCTGCGCGACCGGCTGGTGCAGGACCTCGGTGACCGCGCGCGACAGGTCCATCGCGCGCTGGACCTGAGCTTCCCGGAGCTCACCGACCACGTGCGCGACGTGGCATCGGCCAAGGCCACTACGCTGCTCGTCGTGTGCCCGACCGCCGAGAAGTTCCGAGCAGCTGACCCGAAGGTCCTGGCCGAGCTGAAGTACGACGGGCGCCACGTCATCGGTCTCGAGCTCGCAAAGGCGCTCTGCGAGGCCGCCAAGACCAGCGTGGGCCGGCACCAGGGCACGCCCTACGAGCTGCAGATCCGCTACGCGTGCGAGGACATCGCGACGCTCCGGGCGCGCATCAGGAAGCTCGACGAAGACATCAGCCAGAGCCTGGATCGGCATGAGGTCGGCAAGCTGCTGACGACCATCGACGGCATCGGAGACAACACGCGGCGCGCATGATCGCCTCGATCGACTTCGACGGCTTCAAGAGCGCCGCCGCGCTCGCGGCGTACGTCGGCGTCGCTCCGCTCGTGAACCACTCGGGCAAACGCCAGCCGCTGCGAGGCCACGCCTGCGCGATGGGCGACGCCGACCTGCGCGCCAAGCTCTGGATGCCGACGTTGCGCGCCGTGACCCACAACCCGTGGCTGAAGGCTTTCTACGCGCGCCTGGTCGCCGCCGGCAAACCGAAGAAGCTCGCGATCATCGCCGCGATGCGCAAGCTCCTCGGCGCCATCATGAGCGTGGCGCGCACGCGCACCCCGTTCGTGCCGAAGCTCGCGGCAGCCTGACGCTGCACTTCGAGCTTGCACGGCGTCACGGTATCTCACTCGTCCTCGTCGTCCTCGTCGTCCTCGTCGTCCTCGTCGTCCTCGTCGTCTTCGTCGTCTTCGTCCGCGAAGTCGTCGCCCTCGCCGGCGTCCTCGTCCTCGTCGGCGTCTTCGTCTTCGTCGAGGTCCTCGTCCTCTTCCTCGTCCTCTTCCTCGTCGCCGAGGTCGATGACGATGCCGCCGCCGCGCCGCAGCACGCCGGTGCCGCCGCTCTCGTCGCGGAGATCGGCGAGCAGCTCGGACACGCGCCGCGCCTTCTTGAAGCCCAGCTCGGACTCGATCGCGAGGTAGATCGTCGCCGCGTCGCTCGCCGCGATCGCCTCGACGATCGCCGAGAGCAGCCCCTCGCCGAGCCGCGACCGTGCGCCGATCGCGCGCACTCGCGCGTACGCGATCTCGCCCGTCGGCGCGGGGCTCTCGAGCGGATCGAACGCGCAGACGACGCCGAGGCTGTTCGCGAACGTCGCCGCCTCCTCGATGTCCCAGAGCCCGCCGGGCTGCCACACGATGCGGCGCTTGCCGCCGCCCGCGAGGTGACCGGCCCACGACGCGAGCCGCTCGCGATCGCGCGGGCCCGGCGTGAGATCCGTGCCGGTCACCAGCACGAGCGCGTCGGCCGCGAGCGCGTCGTGCGCGCGCGCCATCCACTGCGCGCCCTCGGACTTGTTCGGCGCGTCGCGGAACGCGCCCGCGGTGCCGCGCCACGTCTCGGGTGGCGGGCGCAGCGTGAAGCGCGCCTGCTCGGGCGCGCCGGCGCGCCATTTCGCGAGCACGCTGGGCTTCGGCAGCGGCCGGCGCGGCGCGATCTCGGCGAAGCGGAGCGACTCGAAGTATCGGGGACCAGGGGAGCGCTCTACGACGGCGCCGATCAGGTGCTCGGACATGGGCCGAGTAAGGTAGTGCAGCAGCGGATGCGTCGCACCTTTCCTCGGCTCGGGAGCGTCGGCGCGGGATTGCGCACGCGAGCCACCGCTCGGCGGCGAGGGTCGCCATGATAGGCTCGCGCGCGATGCGCTCTTGGTCGTGGATGCTCGCTGCGTGCGCCGCGCTCGCGGGCTGTGAGTCGTCGGTTCCTTCGTTTCCACCCGTGACGCGAGACGCGGGCTACGAGTGCGGAGACGCCGACGGCGGGTCGGTCGCCTGCCCCTCCGGCGAGGTCTGCCTCCAGGGCTTCTGCTACGCGCAGTGCAGCGAGACGCGCCCGTGCGGGCCGCTCGAGATGTGCTCTGCGCAGGGCGTCTGCGTCGCGAGCACCACGGACGCGGGCCCGCCCGTCGACGGCGGTCCGCCCGATCCCTGCGAGACCACGACCTGCAGCGATCCGACGCCGTTCTGCCGCGCCGGCAGCTGCCTCGCGTGCCTCGAGGCGACCGGGATCTGTCCCGCCCCGGCGCCCGTCTGCGATCTCGCGCGCGGCAGCTGCGTCGCGTTCGACGGCGGCGGCGGGGCGATCTGCACGGCGTGCAACATGGACGCGGACTGCACGTCGGTGGATCCGAGCCTGCGCTGCCTGACGCGCTCGTTCCCCGAGCCCACCGAGCGCGTCTGCGTACCGAGCTGCGAGGGCGGCGCCGCGTGCCCCGCGGGCCTGGAGTGCGACGCCGAGACGCTGCGCTGCGTGCCCCGCTTCAACTACTCGTGCACGGGGTTCCGGGCGTCGCTCGCAGCGCGCGCGTGCGCGAGCGACGCGGAGTGCGCGCCGGTCGGGGCGAGCGCCGCCGACGGGCTCTTCACCGGGAGCTGCTCCGAGGACGGCGTGCGTCCCGGGCTCACCTGCCACGTGCCGTGTGGCGTCGACGCGGACTGCCCGGCAGGGACGTGCATGACCGGGTTCTGCCGCTGAGAGAGCGTCCAAGCGCGGGCAGCGCTCCGGCTCGACCGAGCGTTCGCGCTTCGACCGCCGGGTGCGCTGCCGCATACTGAGCGCGTGGTGCGCCGGCGTCGGCCGTTCTCGTTCCTCCTCGCGATCCTCCTGCTGACGGTCCCGGCGTCCTCTCGCGCGCAGGACGACTGGGGGCTCATCCGCGAGCGCGGCGGCGGCGGGAGCACGACCACGCGGCCGCGCGGCGGAGGCGGCGCGCGACGCCCGCGCGCGGAGCCGCGCACGCCCGAGGTGGCGCCGCCGAGCGATCGCAGCGCGGTGATGCTCGAGCGATATCTGCGCGTGCTCGAGTCGGAGCCCTCGGACGGGTTCGCGCTCGATCGCCTGATCGAGCTGCACCGCGAGCGCGACGGGAACGATCGCGCGCTGCGCGAGCTGCTCGAGGCGCGCGCCACCGGCGAGAACGGCTGGTGGGCGCGCATGCTGCTCGGTCATCTCGCGCGCCGTGCGCATCGCCTCGACGAAGCGCGCGCGCAGTACGAGCAGGCCGCCACGCTGCGCCCCGACGAGCCGCTCGCGACGATCGCGATCGCGCGCGTGCTGCGGGAGTCGGGCGACACCGAGGGCGCGCGGACCCGCTACGAAGCGGCGCTCGAGCGCACGCCGCGCGGCCCTGCGCGCGACGACGTCACGCGCGAGCTCGCGACGCTCGCGCTCGATCGCGGCGACGTCGACGAGGCCCGGCGGCGCTTCGATCAGCTCGCGGGCGGCGCCGGAGGGAGCCTCTATCTGCGCACGGAGCTCGCCCGCGCGCTGCTCGCGCGGGGTGATCACGAGCGCGCGATCGCCGAGTACGAGCGCGTCGCGGGCGGCCTTCGCGGCGATGCACGGGCGAGCGCGCCGGTGCTGATCGAGCTCGCGCGCGCACAGCTCGGCGCGGGGCGCGACGCGGACGCGATCGCGACGCTCGATCGCGCCGTGGCGAGCGCGGGCGGCGCTTCGGGCACGCGCGCCGAGGCCGACGAGCTGCGGCTCGAGGCGTATCGCCGAGCCGATCGCCTCGACGAGCTCGCGACGTCGCTCGCGCGTCGCAGCGGCCCCGAAGCGGCCGCGCTGCTCGGACGCGTGCACGACGAGCTC includes:
- a CDS encoding IS110 family transposase, which produces MRFVGIDIGSEKHVVAIVDETGKPLRKPIPFSQDASGYERLRSMLGEAADAFVAMEATGHYWQNLFAFLHAAGFQIALLNPTRTSRFAAEDLRRAKTDALDALGIARFAQQKRPAATPMPDAATLELRELMRLRDRLVQDLGDRARQVHRALDLSFPELTDHVRDVASAKATTLLVVCPTAEKFRAADPKVLAELKYDGRHVIGLELAKALCEAAKTSVGRHQGTPYELQIRYACEDIATLRARIRKLDEDISQSLDRHEVGKLLTTIDGIGDNTRRA
- a CDS encoding transposase, which encodes MIASIDFDGFKSAAALAAYVGVAPLVNHSGKRQPLRGHACAMGDADLRAKLWMPTLRAVTHNPWLKAFYARLVAAGKPKKLAIIAAMRKLLGAIMSVARTRTPFVPKLAAA